Genomic window (Verrucomicrobiota bacterium):
TTTCTGTGAAAAAGTAACGCGGGGCGCCGCCCCGTTGCCGATTCCGGCGGTGAGTGTAGCTCAGCTGGTTAGAGCACCAGATTGTGGATCTGGGGGCCGGGGGTTCAAGTCCCCTCACTCACCCCATTTTTCCGCCTACCTGTCCAGGCTGTCTTGAGCGCAGCTTAGAGCTTGCTCGTTGCTTGACCGCCCGAGTAGGCTTCGATACAGAACAAAGGAGCCGCCCAACGTATGAATTCGAAGCAACGCATTCAAGCCGCACTCGACGGCACTCCGGCCGACCATGTGCCTTTGACGACGTGGTGCTTCGGGCTGCGCGCGCCCGATCATCTGCGCTGGAAGACTGACGGCCGGCCCGTCACGCATTGGTATACAAGGCGCCTCGAACACCTGCACGCCCTGCCGCACCCGTGGGAGCTCGAGGACGAGTTCAGGCGCGCCGAAGCCTGGCTCTCGCTTGGCCTCGACGATGTCCTCGATATCTCGGTTCCCTGGGCGCATCATCCCGAAGTGACATGGACCGATTCGACGCTCCCGCCCGGCGCACCCGGCAGTGATGACCGCTACCCGGTCATGGTCCGCGAGTACCGCACCCCGTCCGGCTCGCTGCGGCACGCGGTCCGCCGAACGGGCGACGAGGGCGAGGGCTGGCCGCTGCAGCCCGACTGTGTGCCGCTCATCGAGGACTACAATATCCCGCGCGCCGTCGAACAGGCGGTAAGCAGCCCGGCCGACGTCGAGGCGATCAAGCACCTCTTCGTGCCGCCCGACGCGCAGCAGCGTGCGCAGTTCGCTGAGCGCATGGCGGCCATGAAGGCCGTTGCCGACGACAAAGGCCTCTTCGTACAGGCGTGGACGGCGTTCGGCATGGACGCCGTCGTCTGGTTCGCCGGCACGGAAGGCGCCATCATGATGTCGTTCGACGCGCCCGAGGCGTTCGCCCGTCTCGTCGACCTGATCGCCGCCACAGACTATGCCCGCACCGAGCTCGCCGTGACCACGTCCGGCGTTGACATGGTGTGCCAACGCGGCTGGTACTCGTCGACCGACCTGTGGTCACCCGACCTGTTCGACCGCTATGTCTCTCCACACCTGCGCGAGCTGACGGCCCTTGCCCACAGACACGGCAAGAAGTTCGGCTACGTCATGACGACTGGCGTCGAGATCCTCGGCCCTCGACTGGCCGACGCCGGGGTCGATCTGCTGTACTTCGTCGACCCGGTCCAGGACGGTATCGCGCTCGAGAAAGCGCGCGATCTGCTCGGCGAGCGTATGACGATGGTCGGCGGGACGAACGCGCTCACCCTCGCCTCGGGCGATCCCGCGCGGATACGCGACGAGGTCAGGCGCGCCGTCGACGTGCTCGGACCGACCAACCGTTTCATTCTGCACCCGGTTGATTCGCTTTTCCCGGATACGCCGTGGGACGGCGTTGAGCAGATGATTGCAGCCTGGCGCGAGTGCTGGTAGAGGTTGATCGGGCGCTGATGCGGGAGGGACGACGGCTATGTCGACAGGTTTGAGACAACTGAGGCCGCGAGTGGGGGTTGCCTCGCTCTCCAGCCCGCTCGAGGTGGGCGCCGATCGGGCACCGCGCGCCGTCGAGGAGCTGGCGGCGGTGCTCGAGGCGCGCGGCTGCGACGTGGTCAAAGGCGGTACGATCGACACGCCGGAGCGGTCGGTCCAAGCCGGCCGGGCGTTCGGCTCCGCCTATGTGGAAGCCGTCGCGCTGATCGCTACAAGCTGGTACGAGGACTACCTCGTGCTCGATCTGATCGAGGAGTGCGATGCGCCCCTGCTGCTCTGGGCGCTGCCGGGTATGGAGACCGGCGCGTTGTGCGGCAACCAGCAGCTTACCGCCTACCTCAAGCAGCTCGATGCGGCCTACGACTGCGTTTTCGGAACGCTTGACGACGAGGCGTGTCTTGCCCGGGCTTTCAGCTTCCTCTGCGGTGCGGCGCTCAAACAGACGCTCCGGCGTTCGCGCATCGGTTTCGGCGGCTACCGCGTTGCCGGAATGACCGAGGTCGCCGCGAACGAGTTCGCGCTCAAGAAGGCTATCGGCCCGCGCGTCGTGCCGCTCGACATGCCGCTGCTGCTCCGGCGCGCCGACGAGGCATTGGCCGACGAGGCGAAGCGGCTGTGGAACGAAGTCGTCAAGCGCGCCGCCGCGTGTCAGGTGTCTCAGGCCGACGGCCTCGACTCGATGAAGGTCTATCTCGCCGTCAAAGAGCTCGTTGAGCAGTACCGGCTCGACGCACTCACGATCGGCTGCTACCCGCACCTCATGGGCCGCGTCTGCCTTGCCGCGTCGCTGCTGGCCGACGAGGGCGTGCCGTTCGCGTGCGAGGGCGACGTGAACGGTGCGGTCGGTCAACTCATGCTCACGCGCTTGACGGGGCAGCCGACGCATCACACCGATTGGCTTGAGCCGCCGGAGGCCGCACCGGCGTCACCGGCCAGCGTCGTGTTCACCCATTGTGGCAGCGGCTCGCTTAGCCTTGCTGAGAATCCCGGCGCGATCACACTCGCGCCGGTCCGCTTGATGAACCAGGGCGTGTGCGCGCTGTTCCCGGCCAAGCCTGGACCGGTGACGCTGCTCAACCTTATGCCGCACGCTGACGGCTATCAGGTCGCCTTGCTCGAAGGCGAAGCGATCTCGACGGAAATGGTGTTCCCGGGCAACCCGCTGCGCGTGCAGTTTGCTGAGCCGGTTGGCCGCATCATCGACTGGATTCACAACGAGGGCATCGGCCATCACTGGGCGGCCGGGTGCGGCCGTGTCGGCGCCGAGATTCGCGCGTGGGCGCGCATCGCGGCCAGGAGTGTTCGCCTTCTCGATCCCGGCTGCACCGGGCACTGATATCCCGACAACAACCGATCACGATGGGGGCAACAATGTCGAAGCTGGCATATCTGGGCGGAACGCCTGTCGCGAAAACCGATTTCATGGGCGAGAGTCAACTCGTCACCCGCGCTGATCTCGAGCGCAAGTACCTGCTTGAAACCTACGACAGCGGTGTGTGGGACGATTGGCCCGAGGTGCCGTCGATGGCGTCCGAGTTCCAGCGCGAGTGGGCCGAGTTCAACGGTTCGAAGTACTGCGCCCTGCTGACCAACGGTACACACACCCTCCAGCTCGCGCTCGAGACCCTCGGCGTCGGCTTCGGCGATGAGGTCATCGTGCCCGGTCTGACGTGGCAGGCGACGGCGAGCGTCTGCTGCGACGTGAACGCCGTGCCCGTGCTCGTTGATGTCGATCCCGACACGCTCTGCATGGATCCGGAGAAGGTCGAGGCCGCCATCACGCCGCGCACACGGGTCATTATCCCCGTGCACCTCTACCACCGCATGGCGGACATGGACCGCCTCATGCGTATCGCGCGCAAACACAAGCTGCACGTCATTGAGGACTGCGCACATACCCACGGCTCGCAGTGGGACGGCAAGGGGGCCGGCACGCTCGGCGACTTCGGCTCGTACAGCTTCCAGACGACCAAGCTCATAAAGAGCGCCGAGGGCGGTGCGCTCCTGACGCAGAAGGAGGACTACTACCTCAGGGTCGTCAGCCAGCGCTCGTGCGGCCGTGAGTTCAAGAAAGGCGTCAAGGTCCACAGCGGCAACTACCGCATCACGTCGTTTCAGGCCGCCATCCTGCGCGGCCAGCTCGCCGCGATGAAGGTGAACGCACCCGTCATCGACCGGAACGGGCTCGCGCTCGACGAGGCGGTAGCTGCCGCGCCCGGCGTTGCGCCGCTGCGCCGCAACAAGCACATCACGCGCCAATGCGGCTACCGTTATGTGTTCCTCTACGACAAGGACGCCTACGATGGGCTTGACGGCGCCACGTTCCGCGAGGCGCTGTCGGCCGAGCTTGGCCGCAAGTTCGACACGACATATACGCCGCTCAATCACAGCGAGGTTTACTACCCGCACACGAAACAGCGCCACCACCTGAGCAAGAGCTACGTCAAGGCGATCACGCCCGCGCGCTGGAAGCTGCCCGTCTGCGAGGACTTGTGGAAGGATCGCGCGATAGTCGCCGACTGGTCCGTCTACGGTACCGCGCCGTCGCGCGCCCCGATGCTTGCCGACGCGATCGCCAAGATCCACGAGCATCGCGCCGACCTGCTCGCCGCACAGCGACGCCGTCGGTAGTTCGCGCGCGCTGGCTTGCGACGCGGAAGTCCTTGCGTCCGGGCGTGGTCCGCGTCAGAATCCGCGATAGGTGGACAACGGCCGAGAGGAGTGCACTATGGAGCGTGTGCTGAAGACCGCGGCGATCGGCCTATGCCTGATCGCGTTGCTGTGGGCGCCCGGCTGCAAGAGGGCGCCGCGCGAATCCAAGACCGCCGGGGTCCCGGCTCTGTCCGGGAAACCGAAGAACACCATCATCCTGATCGCGGACGGCTGGGGCTACAACCACGTTGCCGCTTCGAGCCTGTACGAACACGGCGACACGGGCCGGCTCGTCTACGAGAGTTTTCCCGTGCGGCTCGGCATGAGCACCTGTCCGCTCGATGTCACGTACGATCCCCAGCGCGCCTGGAGCGAGTTCGACTATGTCAACGAAGGTGCGACCGACTCCGCCGCTGCGGCCACGCAGATGGCCACCGGCGTGCGCACCCATAACGGTGCTATCGGCGTTGGTCCGGACGGGCAGCGCGTCGTCAACGTCGGTGAGCGCGCCGAACAACTCGGCCGGGCGACGGGCGTGATCACCACCGTTATGATCTCGCACGCGACCCCTGCCGGCTTCGGCGCGCACAGCGAGAACCGCGACAACTGCGAGCAGATCGCGCGCGAGATGGTCGGTGACAGCCGCCTCGACGTCATCATGGGTGCAGGCCATCCATGGTATGACGAGAACGGTGCGTGTGTCGCTGCGACCGGCGAGGACGGTGCGATCACGACGGCCGCCGGCTACGAACACGTCGGCGGTGTCGATACGTGGCTTCAACTGCTCACCGGTTCGGTTGGCGGTGATGCCGACGGCGACGGGATCGCCGATGCATGGCGCCTCGTACAGACGCGCAGCCAGTTCCAGTCGCTTATCACGGGGCCGACGCCCCGGCGCGTCATTGGCGTCGCCCAAGTCCGCGAGACACTCGCGCAGGGCCGCGCAGGGGACGCGAATGCGGCGCCGTTCGCCGTGCCGCGCGACGAGAACATGCCCACGCTGGCCGAAATGACATGGGGCGCGCTCAACGTCCTCGACGAGGATCCGGACGGCTTTGTCCTCATGATCGAGGGCGGCGCCGTCGATTGGGCCTCGCATGCCAACCAGACGGGCCGCATGCTCGAGGAGATGACCGACTTCAACCGCGCCGTCGAGGCCGTCATCGAGTGGGTCGAGCGCGAGAGCAGTTGGGGTGAGACGCTCGTCATCGTCACCGGCGACCACGAGTGTGGCTACCTCACCGGCCCGGGCTCCAATCCGGACTGGAAGCCGGTCGTCAACAACGGTAAAGGCAAGGTGCCGGGCGTCGAGTGGCACAGCGGCGGCCACACGAACAGCCTCATCCCGCTCTTCGCCAAGGGTGCCGGCGCCGAGACGCTGCAGACCTTCGCCGACGAGACCGATCCCAGGCGTGGCTCCTACATCCACAACACCGAGCTGGCCAAGGCGCTCTTTGCGCTGATGAAATAGCGGAACGCGGTCACAAGCTGGGAGCGGCGTGGCACGGGCATCTTGCCTGTATAGACACAGGTTCGCCCGTGTAGACGCAGGTTTGCCCGTGGGGCCATGGGCTGGAACCCCATGGCACGAGGTCTACGCAGGGCTGGGCGTGAGGAATGGGTTTCTCTGCAGAGGACGATGCACGCAGCGATGAGATCCTCATCGCCGCCGCAGACGACGGCGACGCCTCCGCCTTCGAGACGCTCTACTACCGCCACCGCGATTGGGTCGTGCGGCTCGCGTACCGTTTCACGGACAATCGCGACGATGCACTCGACGCGCTGCAGGAGACCTTCACCTACCTCGCCAGGAAGCTCCCGGGCTTTCGGCTTACGGCCAAGCTGACGACGTTCCTCTATCCCGTCGTCAAGCACACGGCCCTGCGCCTCGCGCGTAAGCGTCGCCGGTCCGTTCCCACCGATGAAGCCGTGCCCGATGTCGCCGTGCCGCCCGAGGCCGGCCGCGCCGCGTCGAGGGCCGACCTGGCCGCCGCACTCGCCACGCTGCGCGCCAAGCACCGCGAAGTGCTCCTGCTGCGGTTTGTCGACAACTTGACGCTCGAAGAGATCGCCCAAACGCTCCGCATCCGCCTCGGCACCGTCAAGTCCAGGCTCCACAACGCCCTCAAAAGACTCCGAAGCGATCCGCGCACGAAGCACTACTTCGGCCTGTAGCGGTTTTTCCTATGAACAGATCTTGTCTCGACCCTTATCTGAAGGGGACGACGGGCGGTGAGAAGCTGTTCTCTATGAAAGCCCTTCAGGCTATGAGTTGTTCTTTCCACGCACCAAACCCAGGGCGTTGCCCTGGGCTAATCTCTTGAGCCCTTTCAGGGCAACAACTTCTGAACAGATTTGCCCCGAAGGGGCTTCATGGAACAGCCCAGGGCAACGCCCTGAGCTAATCTGAACAGATCTGCCCCGAAGGGGCTTCATGGAACAACCCAGGGCAACGCCCTGGGTTAGCTGGACGAAAGAAAAACCCGCAGCCTGTAGGGCTTCCATAGGGCAACTGTCCTCGACGAAACCCAGGTCGACGACAAACAACGATTTCCAGAGCCCCGTAGGGGCATTTCCAGGAAAAAGAATGAACCTTCCGTAGGCCGGTCGGGCTCTACCCATTGGAGACTGCATCATGCTCGATTCAGGGGAACAGAGGAAGGAGCAAGAGCGCGCCGTTCCGAAGGCGCTCGTCGATGATCTCGCGGCCCTGCACGAGGCCGGCTTGGCTGTGCCGCCCGAGGTTGATCGAGCTATCCTTGCCGTTGCCCGTCAGCATATTGCCGCCAATCCCGCCTTGGCCGGGCGGAGGCAGTTCCTACTGCTCCGCCGCTGGGCGCCGGTGGGCGCCATGGCTGCCGTTGCCGTCTTGCTCACACTGCTTCTGTTGCCTGCCCGGCTGCATAAGGCGCGGCAGCGAGCCGCGCTCAGATCCCCCGCCGCCGTGCAGATCGAGCGCGAGGACATCGACCGGAGCGGTGAGGTGGACATCCTTGATGCCTTCGCCCTCGCGCGCCACATCGAGTCGGGCGCCATGCCGGGTAAGGACTGGGACATCAACGGCGACGGCGTTGTGGACGGCGAGGACGTCAACCAGATTGCCCTCGCCGCCGTGAGCCTGGAAAGGAGTACGCTCCAATGAGCCGCCTTACTGCCTTCGTTGCAGTCGCCCTGCTGGCGGCGCTCGTCTGGCCGCCCGCGCCGGCCCAGGACGCCGGCCGCGTCCGGTTCCGCGCCGTGGACGTCATTATTGATACCGGCGACAAGCCACTCGCCGCATACCAGTTCGAGTTCGTTGCCGAGACGGGCACGATCGCCATCGTCGGCGTCGAAGGCGGCGAGCATCCGGCTTTCGCCGAGCCGC
Coding sequences:
- a CDS encoding DegT/DnrJ/EryC1/StrS family aminotransferase — its product is MSKLAYLGGTPVAKTDFMGESQLVTRADLERKYLLETYDSGVWDDWPEVPSMASEFQREWAEFNGSKYCALLTNGTHTLQLALETLGVGFGDEVIVPGLTWQATASVCCDVNAVPVLVDVDPDTLCMDPEKVEAAITPRTRVIIPVHLYHRMADMDRLMRIARKHKLHVIEDCAHTHGSQWDGKGAGTLGDFGSYSFQTTKLIKSAEGGALLTQKEDYYLRVVSQRSCGREFKKGVKVHSGNYRITSFQAAILRGQLAAMKVNAPVIDRNGLALDEAVAAAPGVAPLRRNKHITRQCGYRYVFLYDKDAYDGLDGATFREALSAELGRKFDTTYTPLNHSEVYYPHTKQRHHLSKSYVKAITPARWKLPVCEDLWKDRAIVADWSVYGTAPSRAPMLADAIAKIHEHRADLLAAQRRRR
- a CDS encoding alkaline phosphatase, with the translated sequence MERVLKTAAIGLCLIALLWAPGCKRAPRESKTAGVPALSGKPKNTIILIADGWGYNHVAASSLYEHGDTGRLVYESFPVRLGMSTCPLDVTYDPQRAWSEFDYVNEGATDSAAAATQMATGVRTHNGAIGVGPDGQRVVNVGERAEQLGRATGVITTVMISHATPAGFGAHSENRDNCEQIAREMVGDSRLDVIMGAGHPWYDENGACVAATGEDGAITTAAGYEHVGGVDTWLQLLTGSVGGDADGDGIADAWRLVQTRSQFQSLITGPTPRRVIGVAQVRETLAQGRAGDANAAPFAVPRDENMPTLAEMTWGALNVLDEDPDGFVLMIEGGAVDWASHANQTGRMLEEMTDFNRAVEAVIEWVERESSWGETLVIVTGDHECGYLTGPGSNPDWKPVVNNGKGKVPGVEWHSGGHTNSLIPLFAKGAGAETLQTFADETDPRRGSYIHNTELAKALFALMK
- a CDS encoding RNA polymerase sigma factor yields the protein MGFSAEDDARSDEILIAAADDGDASAFETLYYRHRDWVVRLAYRFTDNRDDALDALQETFTYLARKLPGFRLTAKLTTFLYPVVKHTALRLARKRRRSVPTDEAVPDVAVPPEAGRAASRADLAAALATLRAKHREVLLLRFVDNLTLEEIAQTLRIRLGTVKSRLHNALKRLRSDPRTKHYFGL